The Gemmata palustris genome includes a region encoding these proteins:
- the recQ gene encoding DNA helicase RecQ: protein MPAPAPLPPALFAAIARHWGFSSLRPIQEQAIRASLAGRDSLVVMPTGGGKSLCFQAPAVVRGGLTVVISPLIALMKDQVDNLTRIGVPAARLDSTLNAAERASTAEGIRNGTTRLVFTSPERLVNTDVFRMLQNAGTNTIAVDEAHCVSHWGHDFRPEYRQLARLREFFPGAAVHAYTATATEQVRRDIAQQLGLKQPEILVGNFDRPNLIFRVLPRLDLQTQVREVLNRHAGDAGIVYCLRRKDVDEMTAALKAAGYRALPYHAGMDNESRRATQEAFAAEEADIVVATVAFGMGIDRSNVRFVVHAAMPKTIEHYQQETGRAGRDGLQSECVLLHSGADFVSLKAIIEKSAEEAQTAAEYVTASIKHLDEMARYCRGAVCRHKALVQHFGQTYDAPNCGACDLCLGDTQEVPDAVTVAKKILSCVARVKESFGIAHVIDVLRGADTATIRARGHHELSTHGLLKSVPKTDLRDWVYQLIGQDVLVQGGDEYPLLKLNSASWAVMNGKQTVRLIQLARREKRGSSAASAQPFALPAGADAKLFEALRQLRRQEASRAGVKPEQVFPDTVLAEMARGRPTTEDALRRISGVGDYRLQSYGRAFLKAIIAYCLRTGLMNDVPLPKSALAPRTAPAALPPATPKPGGKKELAFKMFRGGSSITDVVNKTELAAATITDYLAEFVRTEKPTSIFHWVPEDVCERVAAAAEIHGTAKLKPVFEELNREVSYDAIRVVFALLDTQA from the coding sequence GTGCCTGCCCCCGCTCCGCTGCCACCCGCGCTGTTCGCCGCCATCGCCCGGCACTGGGGGTTCTCGTCGCTCCGACCGATTCAGGAACAGGCCATCCGCGCGTCACTCGCCGGGCGCGATTCGCTCGTCGTCATGCCCACCGGCGGCGGGAAATCACTCTGCTTTCAGGCGCCGGCGGTCGTTCGCGGGGGGCTCACGGTCGTGATTTCGCCGCTCATCGCGCTCATGAAGGACCAGGTCGATAACCTGACCCGCATCGGCGTGCCCGCAGCGCGGCTCGACAGTACGCTCAACGCGGCCGAACGCGCTTCCACTGCCGAAGGTATCCGCAACGGCACCACGCGACTCGTTTTCACGTCTCCGGAGCGGCTCGTCAACACCGACGTGTTCCGGATGCTCCAAAACGCCGGGACCAACACGATCGCGGTGGACGAAGCGCACTGCGTGAGTCACTGGGGGCACGACTTCCGGCCCGAGTACCGGCAACTCGCCCGGTTGCGCGAGTTCTTCCCCGGCGCCGCCGTTCACGCCTACACCGCAACGGCCACCGAGCAAGTGCGGCGCGACATCGCGCAACAACTCGGGTTGAAGCAACCCGAAATCTTGGTCGGTAACTTCGACCGGCCGAACCTGATCTTCCGCGTGCTCCCCAGACTGGATTTGCAGACCCAAGTGCGCGAGGTGCTCAACCGGCACGCCGGCGACGCCGGGATCGTGTACTGCTTGCGGCGCAAGGACGTGGACGAGATGACCGCCGCGCTGAAGGCCGCCGGGTACCGCGCGCTGCCCTACCACGCCGGCATGGACAACGAGTCGCGCCGGGCCACGCAAGAAGCGTTCGCGGCTGAAGAGGCTGATATCGTGGTGGCAACGGTCGCGTTCGGGATGGGGATCGATCGCTCGAACGTGCGGTTCGTCGTCCACGCCGCGATGCCGAAGACCATAGAGCACTACCAGCAGGAAACCGGGCGCGCCGGGCGAGACGGGTTGCAGTCCGAGTGCGTGCTGCTCCACTCCGGTGCGGACTTCGTTTCGCTCAAGGCGATCATCGAGAAGTCGGCGGAAGAGGCGCAGACCGCGGCCGAGTACGTCACCGCGAGCATCAAGCACCTCGACGAAATGGCCCGGTACTGTCGCGGGGCCGTGTGCCGGCACAAGGCGCTCGTTCAGCACTTCGGCCAAACCTACGACGCACCCAATTGCGGCGCGTGCGATTTGTGTCTCGGCGACACGCAGGAAGTCCCGGACGCAGTGACCGTTGCGAAGAAGATCCTCTCGTGCGTGGCGCGCGTGAAAGAGAGCTTCGGCATCGCGCACGTGATCGACGTCCTTCGCGGGGCCGATACCGCCACGATCCGCGCACGCGGGCACCACGAACTGAGTACGCACGGACTGCTGAAGAGCGTTCCCAAAACCGACTTGCGCGACTGGGTCTACCAACTGATTGGGCAGGACGTGCTGGTACAGGGCGGGGACGAGTACCCGCTCCTCAAGCTGAACTCCGCGTCGTGGGCCGTGATGAACGGGAAGCAGACGGTGCGGCTCATCCAACTCGCCCGGCGCGAGAAGCGCGGCAGTTCCGCCGCGTCCGCACAACCGTTCGCGCTGCCCGCCGGGGCCGATGCCAAACTGTTCGAGGCGCTCCGCCAGCTCCGCCGGCAGGAGGCGTCGCGTGCGGGCGTGAAGCCGGAGCAGGTGTTCCCCGACACGGTGCTCGCGGAAATGGCCCGCGGCCGGCCGACCACCGAGGACGCACTTCGGCGCATCTCCGGTGTCGGCGATTACCGGCTCCAGTCTTATGGCCGTGCCTTCCTGAAGGCGATCATCGCGTACTGTCTGCGCACCGGGCTGATGAACGACGTGCCGCTGCCAAAAAGTGCGCTGGCACCGAGAACCGCGCCGGCTGCTTTGCCTCCCGCAACGCCCAAGCCGGGAGGGAAGAAGGAACTCGCGTTCAAGATGTTCCGCGGCGGGTCGTCGATCACCGACGTTGTGAACAAGACCGAGTTGGCCGCCGCAACGATCACCGACTACCTCGCGGAGTTCGTGCGGACGGAAAAGCCGACATCGATCTTTCACTGGGTGCCGGAAGACGTGTGCGAGCGGGTCGCGGCCGCCGCAGAGATCCACGGCACGGCAAAACTTAAGCCGGTGTTCGAGGAACTCAACCGCGAAGTGAGTTACGA